One window of the Capnocytophaga haemolytica genome contains the following:
- a CDS encoding trimeric intracellular cation channel family protein produces MHFFFIADLVGTFVFAVSGALAARERNFDLFGIFIIAFVAAVGGGTLRDVIIGRTPVFWMKEPLYVLSIFLGALTAILFQKKAGYMHRALILFDTLGIAVFTIIGTEIALSYPYQFHYSIVVAIGMMTACFGGVIRDILCNEIPVIFHKELYATPCLIGSVIFLGLRNFDFFQGYISLIAMFVIVVVRLCAIKYSLQLRID; encoded by the coding sequence ATGCATTTCTTTTTTATAGCCGACTTGGTTGGCACTTTTGTGTTTGCGGTCTCGGGGGCATTAGCAGCTCGTGAGCGCAATTTTGATTTGTTTGGTATTTTCATCATAGCCTTTGTTGCGGCAGTGGGTGGAGGTACGCTCAGGGATGTGATAATAGGGCGCACACCAGTGTTCTGGATGAAGGAGCCGCTGTATGTGTTGAGCATCTTTTTAGGGGCACTTACGGCAATTCTCTTTCAGAAGAAGGCTGGATATATGCACCGAGCACTGATTTTGTTTGATACGTTGGGGATAGCTGTCTTTACCATTATAGGCACTGAGATAGCGCTTTCGTATCCTTATCAGTTTCACTACTCGATTGTGGTGGCCATTGGGATGATGACTGCCTGCTTTGGTGGGGTGATACGCGATATTCTGTGTAATGAAATCCCTGTGATATTCCATAAAGAGCTGTATGCGACGCCTTGCCTTATAGGGAGTGTAATATTTTTAGGATTGCGTAATTTTGATTTCTTTCAGGGGTATATCTCGCTGATTGCGATGTTTGTAATCGTGGTGGTTAGGCTTTGTGCTATCAAATATTCACTGCAATTGCGCATTGATTGA
- a CDS encoding bile acid:sodium symporter family protein: MTNFIDYLLSAVLMLITFAIGSSLRVRDFGRIFKQSKPLYLGLTLQMIFLPLCAFIIASMFELSPEEKVGLFLVAICPGGTTSNFISYLINADTALAVALTTVNSLLILITIPLLSTWSAGYFMGENAQVQLDLWGMVWEVLKVIVIPLFVGLLFRRFFPRVSYRLRQPLKIATTLLLGLVFLIKFFAGKESGGSGISVDGILHLFPSTLLMHLTAMIGSYLIAVKAFRLSGVQSTTISIEVGLQNTVLAIAVASKLAGHSGTPLEHPALVYAMFSFFTTMTFAFITIRMKR, encoded by the coding sequence ATGACGAACTTTATAGATTATTTACTTTCAGCAGTGCTAATGCTCATCACCTTTGCGATCGGGAGTTCGCTGAGGGTTAGGGATTTTGGCAGGATATTTAAGCAGTCGAAGCCTTTGTATTTGGGGCTAACATTGCAGATGATATTCTTGCCACTGTGTGCATTTATCATTGCAAGTATGTTTGAGCTTTCGCCTGAGGAAAAGGTAGGGCTCTTCTTGGTAGCAATCTGCCCAGGAGGTACGACCTCTAACTTCATCAGCTATCTCATCAATGCTGATACAGCTTTGGCGGTAGCGCTCACCACAGTAAATAGTCTACTCATACTCATTACCATACCGCTGCTCTCAACGTGGTCAGCAGGCTACTTTATGGGCGAGAATGCACAGGTGCAGCTCGACCTTTGGGGAATGGTATGGGAGGTGCTAAAGGTAATCGTCATTCCGCTGTTTGTAGGCTTGCTCTTTAGGCGATTTTTTCCAAGGGTGTCATATCGTCTTCGCCAGCCGTTGAAGATAGCTACGACTTTGCTATTAGGCTTGGTGTTCTTGATTAAGTTTTTTGCAGGGAAGGAGTCGGGTGGCAGTGGTATCTCCGTAGACGGCATTTTACACCTATTCCCCTCCACCTTACTAATGCACCTCACGGCAATGATAGGCAGCTATCTGATAGCTGTGAAAGCCTTTAGGCTCAGCGGTGTACAGTCTACAACCATCAGTATAGAGGTAGGCTTGCAGAACACAGTGCTGGCGATAGCTGTAGCAAGTAAACTCGCTGGGCATAGTGGCACCCCCCTTGAACACCCTGCCTTGGTGTATGCGATGTTCTCGTTCTTTACTACGATGACATTTGCATTTATAACAATAAGAATGAAGAGATAA
- a CDS encoding DUF1573 domain-containing protein, whose protein sequence is MKKFLTLLFVAVFGVMAYAQDAEISFKAEEIDYGTIKAGSDGVRVFEFTNTGKAPLVISNVTSSCGCTVPSWTNSPVAPGAKGKIEVKYDTNRVGPISKTITVSSNAKKNPQVGLRIRGLVQ, encoded by the coding sequence ATGAAAAAGTTTTTAACATTATTGTTTGTAGCAGTTTTTGGCGTAATGGCTTATGCCCAAGATGCAGAGATTTCTTTTAAAGCAGAAGAAATTGATTACGGTACTATCAAAGCTGGTAGCGATGGGGTTCGTGTATTCGAGTTCACCAACACTGGCAAGGCTCCGCTAGTGATCTCAAACGTTACTTCATCTTGCGGATGCACCGTTCCTTCTTGGACAAACTCGCCTGTAGCCCCTGGTGCTAAAGGAAAAATTGAAGTAAAGTACGACACTAACCGTGTTGGCCCTATCAGCAAGACCATCACTGTAAGCTCTAACGCTAAGAAGAACCCTCAGGTAGGCTTAAGAATTAGAGGACTTGTTCAATAA
- a CDS encoding four helix bundle protein, with protein sequence MEKGVLKEKSFRFAIRIVNLYKYLVECKKEFVLSKQVLRSGTSVGAMVREAECAESREDFIHKLSIGYKEMNETVYWLELLFECEYISEKEYESIDVEATELIKLLASSLKTARMNKEIKSK encoded by the coding sequence ATGGAGAAAGGTGTGCTGAAGGAGAAGAGTTTTCGTTTTGCAATAAGGATAGTGAACCTTTATAAGTACTTAGTAGAGTGTAAAAAGGAGTTTGTACTTTCGAAACAGGTGTTGCGAAGTGGTACTTCTGTTGGAGCAATGGTTAGAGAAGCGGAATGTGCAGAAAGTAGAGAGGATTTTATTCATAAATTGTCTATTGGCTATAAGGAAATGAATGAGACTGTCTATTGGCTTGAACTTCTTTTTGAATGTGAATATATCTCTGAAAAAGAGTATGAAAGTATTGATGTAGAGGCAACAGAATTGATTAAACTACTTGCAAGTAGCTTAAAGACAGCGAGAATGAATAAAGAAATAAAAAGTAAATAA
- the asnS gene encoding asparagine--tRNA ligase, which translates to MYISIKKLLKEGKLAQEVTLKGWVRTFRSNRFIALNDGSCLENVQVVVDFEHTDEALLRRITTGAAVEVEGTVVESQGKGQAIEVQAAKLKVLGDSNPEEYPIQPKKHSLEFLRENAHLRVRTNAFGAIMRVRSTLAYAIHKYFQENGFFYVNTPIITGSDAEGAGEMFRVTALDAKNPPLTETGEVDFKKDFFGRETNLTVSGQLEGETFAMALGKIYTFGPTFRAENSNTSRHLAEFWMIEPEVAFLDLAGNMDLAEDFIKYVLKYTLETCRADIEFLNQRFLDEEKTKPQNERSTMNLIEKIEFVIHNNFKRVSYTEAIDILKNCNHNKKKKFQYLIDEWGADLQSEHERYLVEKHFQCPVILFDYPAKIKAFYMRLNEDGKTVRAMDILFPGIGEIVGGSQREERYDVLLQKVHDLGIKEEDLWWYLDLRRFGTAVHSGFGLGFERLVLFTTGMTNIRDVIPYPRTPQNAEF; encoded by the coding sequence ATGTATATCAGTATTAAGAAATTATTAAAAGAAGGAAAGTTAGCCCAAGAGGTAACGCTCAAAGGCTGGGTGAGGACGTTTAGAAGTAACCGATTTATAGCCCTCAACGATGGGTCGTGTTTGGAGAATGTACAAGTAGTAGTAGACTTTGAGCACACCGATGAGGCACTGCTCAGGCGTATCACCACGGGGGCTGCTGTAGAAGTGGAAGGCACGGTAGTGGAGAGCCAAGGCAAAGGGCAAGCTATCGAGGTGCAGGCAGCGAAGCTCAAAGTACTCGGCGATAGCAACCCCGAGGAATACCCCATACAGCCTAAAAAGCACTCCTTAGAGTTTTTGCGTGAGAATGCGCACTTGCGCGTGCGTACCAATGCCTTTGGGGCGATAATGCGCGTACGTTCGACACTGGCGTATGCGATACATAAGTACTTCCAAGAAAACGGATTTTTCTATGTGAATACCCCTATTATCACGGGGAGTGATGCCGAAGGGGCAGGTGAGATGTTCCGCGTAACTGCCTTAGATGCGAAGAACCCACCCCTGACAGAGACAGGCGAGGTAGACTTTAAGAAAGACTTCTTTGGGAGAGAGACCAACCTTACCGTTTCAGGGCAGTTAGAAGGCGAGACCTTTGCAATGGCACTCGGCAAGATTTATACCTTTGGTCCTACCTTTAGAGCTGAGAACTCCAACACCTCACGCCACTTGGCAGAATTTTGGATGATAGAACCCGAAGTAGCGTTCTTGGACTTAGCAGGCAATATGGACTTGGCTGAGGATTTTATCAAGTATGTGCTCAAGTACACCTTGGAGACTTGCCGTGCGGATATTGAATTCCTCAATCAGCGATTCTTAGACGAGGAAAAGACTAAACCACAGAATGAGCGCAGCACAATGAACCTCATTGAGAAGATAGAGTTCGTAATCCACAATAACTTTAAGCGGGTGAGCTATACGGAGGCAATAGATATCCTCAAGAACTGCAACCATAATAAGAAGAAGAAATTCCAATACCTCATCGATGAGTGGGGAGCCGATTTGCAGAGCGAGCACGAGCGTTATTTGGTGGAAAAACACTTCCAATGCCCTGTGATCCTGTTCGACTATCCTGCGAAGATAAAAGCCTTCTATATGCGCTTAAATGAAGATGGCAAAACCGTGCGCGCTATGGACATCCTCTTCCCTGGTATTGGGGAAATTGTAGGAGGTTCGCAGCGTGAGGAACGCTATGATGTGCTCTTGCAGAAGGTGCACGACTTGGGTATCAAGGAGGAAGACCTATGGTGGTATTTAGACCTCAGACGCTTTGGCACAGCAGTACACAGCGGCTTTGGATTAGGCTTTGAGCGATTAGTGCTCTTTACCACAGGGATGACCAATATCCGCGATGTGATTCCTTACCCACGTACGCCACAGAATGCAGAGTTTTAA
- a CDS encoding phosphoheptose isomerase, whose protein sequence is MEKNLFKEEEKHKNYLIDIDGTIGEDIPNEEAERMATAAVYPDALLQVNKWYDEGHNIYFFTARTEAHRAVTEAWLRQHGFKYHGIIFGKPRGGNYHLIDNLSVKATRFEGKFTELKETQGTVEVFES, encoded by the coding sequence ATGGAGAAAAACCTTTTTAAGGAAGAAGAAAAGCACAAGAACTACCTCATCGATATCGATGGCACTATCGGGGAGGATATCCCCAATGAGGAGGCGGAGCGAATGGCAACGGCAGCGGTGTACCCCGATGCGCTCTTGCAGGTGAACAAATGGTACGATGAGGGGCACAACATCTACTTCTTCACGGCACGGACAGAGGCACACAGAGCGGTTACGGAGGCGTGGCTAAGGCAGCACGGCTTTAAGTATCACGGGATTATATTTGGCAAGCCGCGTGGGGGCAATTATCACCTGATTGACAACCTGAGCGTGAAAGCTACGCGCTTTGAGGGCAAGTTCACCGAACTAAAGGAAACACAAGGCACCGTGGAGGTGTTTGAAAGTTAA
- a CDS encoding (Fe-S)-binding protein, with the protein MLDIPTMAELSAQGKMPEVLLWVGCAGSFDERAKRIVRSFAQLLIKAKVSFAVLGTEEGCTGDPAKRAGNEFLFQMQAMANIETLNSYGITRIVTACPHCFNTLKNEYPALGGNYEVMHHTELLKALIAEGRLTIEGGSFKGKKIVFHDPCYLGRANGVYNAPREVLSTLEADLIEMKRHKARAMCCGAGGAQMFKESERGTGEINVARTEQALEVKADIIATGCPFCHIMMSDGLKAKQKEGQVKVYDVAELLAENNGKESK; encoded by the coding sequence ATGTTAGACATACCCACTATGGCGGAACTCTCCGCACAAGGCAAGATGCCCGAAGTGCTGCTTTGGGTAGGCTGTGCTGGCAGCTTTGATGAGCGTGCCAAGCGCATTGTGCGCTCGTTTGCACAGCTGCTCATCAAGGCGAAAGTGAGTTTTGCGGTGCTGGGCACTGAGGAGGGTTGTACAGGCGACCCTGCCAAGCGTGCAGGCAATGAGTTTTTGTTTCAGATGCAGGCAATGGCCAATATTGAGACGCTCAACAGCTATGGTATCACGAGGATTGTTACTGCCTGTCCACACTGTTTTAATACGCTAAAGAATGAATATCCTGCTCTTGGGGGTAATTACGAAGTGATGCACCACACCGAGCTACTCAAAGCACTGATTGCTGAGGGACGACTTACCATTGAGGGGGGCAGCTTTAAGGGAAAGAAGATCGTCTTTCACGACCCCTGCTACTTAGGCCGTGCCAATGGCGTGTACAACGCGCCTCGTGAGGTGCTTTCTACCTTAGAGGCTGACCTGATTGAGATGAAGCGGCACAAAGCCCGCGCGATGTGCTGTGGGGCGGGTGGCGCACAGATGTTCAAGGAATCGGAGCGTGGTACAGGTGAAATCAATGTGGCACGCACCGAGCAGGCTTTAGAAGTGAAGGCAGACATCATCGCTACAGGTTGCCCGTTTTGCCATATAATGATGAGCGATGGGCTGAAGGCTAAGCAAAAAGAGGGGCAAGTGAAGGTGTACGATGTGGCGGAGTTGCTGGCAGAGAATAATGGGAAAGAATCAAAGTAA
- a CDS encoding SDR family oxidoreductase, with protein sequence MQKVVLITGATSGIGRAAAELLTSEGYKVYGTARHIEGKETGFELIAMDVRDTGSVQRAVAAIVEREGRIDVLVNNAGVGATGAVEELSAQELEGVFATNVFGAVAVMQAVLPTMRTQGSGLIINITSIAGYMGLPFRGAYSASKGALMLLSESVRMEVQPFGVEVTTIAPGDFATDIASRRLYTPVKEDSPYAEVYAQQLKTMDTHVDNGGDPKDMARRILAVIRTKHPRVHYKEAKPLEQFSIVLKRLLPSKWYEAMLRKFYSV encoded by the coding sequence ATGCAAAAAGTAGTACTCATCACAGGGGCGACCTCGGGGATCGGTAGGGCAGCAGCAGAATTGCTTACATCTGAGGGATATAAAGTCTACGGCACTGCCCGCCATATCGAAGGCAAAGAGACAGGGTTTGAGCTCATTGCTATGGATGTGCGCGATACGGGCAGTGTGCAACGGGCAGTAGCTGCGATTGTGGAGCGCGAAGGCAGGATTGATGTGCTGGTAAACAACGCGGGCGTTGGGGCTACGGGTGCCGTGGAAGAGCTATCCGCACAGGAGCTGGAAGGGGTGTTTGCCACTAACGTATTCGGGGCAGTGGCGGTGATGCAGGCGGTGCTGCCCACGATGCGCACGCAAGGCAGCGGGCTGATTATCAACATTACCTCGATCGCGGGCTATATGGGGTTGCCTTTCCGTGGGGCGTACTCGGCAAGCAAGGGGGCACTGATGCTGCTCAGTGAGTCGGTGCGTATGGAGGTGCAGCCTTTTGGGGTAGAAGTAACCACCATCGCCCCTGGCGACTTTGCTACGGATATTGCCTCGCGCAGACTTTACACGCCTGTAAAGGAGGATTCGCCTTATGCTGAGGTGTACGCTCAGCAGTTGAAGACAATGGATACACACGTCGATAACGGTGGTGACCCCAAGGATATGGCACGGCGCATTCTGGCTGTGATCAGGACGAAGCACCCCCGTGTGCATTACAAAGAGGCAAAACCCTTAGAGCAATTTTCTATTGTACTGAAACGATTGTTACCTAGCAAATGGTATGAGGCAATGCTAAGGAAGTTTTATAGTGTATAG
- a CDS encoding 1,4-dihydroxy-2-naphthoyl-CoA synthase — MNWITVKEYTDITYKKAEHIARIAFNRPEVRNAFRPKTTSELLDAFSDAYEDTNIGVVLLSAEGPSPKDGVWSFCSGGDQKARGHQGYVGEDGYHRLNILEVQRLIRFMPKVVIAVVPGWAVGGGHSLHVVCDLTLASKEHAIFKQTDADVTSFDAGYGSAYLAKMVGQKKAREIFFLGRNYSAQEAFEMGMVNAVVPHDQLEDTAIEWANEILAKSPTSIKMLKFAMNLTDDGMVGQQVFAGEATRLAYMTDEAKEGRDAFLEKRKPNFEKKWIP; from the coding sequence ATGAATTGGATAACTGTAAAAGAATACACAGACATTACTTACAAAAAGGCGGAACATATTGCCCGCATAGCTTTTAACCGCCCTGAGGTGCGCAATGCCTTTCGGCCTAAGACGACCTCAGAGCTATTGGACGCTTTTAGCGATGCGTATGAGGACACGAACATCGGGGTGGTGCTGCTCTCTGCTGAGGGTCCCTCGCCTAAAGATGGCGTGTGGAGTTTCTGTAGTGGGGGCGACCAGAAAGCGCGTGGACATCAGGGGTACGTGGGCGAGGACGGTTACCATCGGCTCAATATCTTGGAGGTGCAACGCCTCATTCGCTTTATGCCTAAGGTGGTGATTGCCGTAGTGCCAGGTTGGGCAGTAGGCGGCGGACACTCGCTGCACGTGGTGTGCGACCTCACCTTGGCGAGCAAAGAGCACGCTATCTTTAAGCAAACGGACGCTGACGTTACCAGCTTTGATGCGGGATACGGATCGGCGTATTTGGCTAAGATGGTAGGGCAGAAGAAAGCACGGGAGATCTTCTTCTTGGGGCGCAACTACTCGGCTCAAGAGGCTTTTGAGATGGGAATGGTAAATGCCGTAGTGCCTCACGACCAGCTAGAAGATACGGCTATTGAGTGGGCAAATGAGATCCTCGCTAAGTCGCCAACCTCTATCAAGATGCTGAAATTTGCGATGAACCTCACCGATGATGGTATGGTAGGGCAACAGGTGTTTGCGGGAGAAGCTACTCGCTTGGCGTATATGACTGATGAAGCCAAAGAGGGTCGTGATGCGTTCCTTGAGAAGCGAAAACCAAACTTTGAGAAGAAGTGGATACCGTAG
- the fsa gene encoding fructose-6-phosphate aldolase, translating into MKFFIDTANLEQIREAQDLGVLDGVTTNPSLMAKEGIKGKEAILKHYVDICTIVEGDVSAEVIATDFEGIVREGEELAALNPQIVVKVPMIKEGVKAIRYFSDKGIRTNCTLVFSAGQALLAAKAGATYVSPFIGRLDDISTDGLHLIEDIRLIYDNYGYDTQILAASVRHTMHILECARIGADVITAPLAAILGLLKHPLTDSGLAQFLKDHNK; encoded by the coding sequence ATGAAATTTTTTATTGACACAGCAAACTTAGAACAGATACGTGAGGCGCAAGATTTGGGCGTCTTAGACGGAGTAACGACCAATCCTTCGCTGATGGCTAAGGAGGGGATTAAGGGCAAAGAGGCTATTCTCAAACACTATGTGGATATCTGCACCATCGTAGAGGGGGACGTCTCGGCAGAGGTGATCGCTACGGACTTTGAGGGTATCGTACGCGAAGGTGAGGAGCTGGCGGCTCTCAATCCGCAAATAGTGGTGAAAGTACCGATGATCAAAGAGGGGGTGAAGGCGATACGCTATTTCTCGGATAAGGGTATCCGCACCAACTGCACCTTGGTGTTCTCAGCAGGTCAAGCCCTATTGGCAGCTAAGGCAGGGGCTACGTACGTGTCGCCCTTCATCGGTAGGCTCGACGACATCTCTACCGATGGGCTGCACCTGATTGAGGATATACGGCTCATCTACGACAATTACGGCTACGATACACAGATATTGGCGGCTTCAGTGCGCCACACGATGCACATCTTGGAGTGCGCTCGCATTGGTGCTGATGTGATCACTGCGCCGCTGGCGGCTATACTGGGGCTGCTGAAGCACCCTTTAACCGATAGTGGCTTGGCACAGTTTTTGAAAGACCATAATAAATAG
- a CDS encoding GH3 auxin-responsive promoter family protein gives MPLALINTITSWFLRRRIDQIEHFVNHPNEVQERVLLDLVRTAEGTEVGKAYGFKEVHNYEQFVRRTPVITYEVFEPQVERARRGERNIFWHTPIKWFAKSSGTTNAKSKFIPVSEEALQLCHYKSGKDMLCLYLNNNENANLFTGKSLRLGGSKELYEQNGTYFGDLSAILIENLPFWAEFSCTPSNKVSLMSEWESKLKAIIREAKGENVTSMAGVPSWMLVLLHRFLEDTGKSHLLELWPNLEVYFHGGVSFVPYREQYKQLIPKDDFRYYEIYNASEGFFAIQDRNNSDEMLLMLDYGIFYEFIPMDTFGTPEQRVVPLWEVETGKNYAVVITTNSGLWRYMIGDTVRFTSTSPYRIKITGRTKHFINVFGEELIIENAERALKHACEQTDSSVTDYTVAPIFMKDKLKGGHEWIIEFEKTPTDMVRFTELLDAELKKLNSDYEAKRYNNMTLNMPKVHVARARLFHDWLKEKDKLGGQNKVPRLSNSREYVEELLAMD, from the coding sequence ATGCCATTAGCACTGATCAACACCATTACGTCGTGGTTCCTGCGGAGACGTATCGACCAGATAGAACACTTTGTCAATCACCCCAATGAGGTGCAAGAGCGCGTGCTGCTCGACTTGGTGCGCACTGCCGAGGGCACTGAAGTGGGCAAAGCCTACGGCTTTAAGGAGGTGCACAATTACGAGCAGTTTGTACGCCGCACGCCTGTGATCACTTACGAAGTGTTTGAGCCACAAGTGGAGCGTGCACGGCGAGGGGAGCGCAATATCTTTTGGCATACGCCCATCAAGTGGTTTGCCAAGAGTAGCGGCACTACCAATGCCAAAAGTAAGTTTATACCCGTAAGTGAGGAGGCTTTGCAGCTTTGTCACTACAAATCGGGTAAGGATATGCTGTGTTTGTACCTCAATAACAACGAAAATGCTAATCTTTTTACAGGTAAAAGTCTTAGATTGGGAGGTAGTAAAGAACTTTACGAGCAGAATGGTACTTATTTTGGGGATTTATCGGCTATTTTGATAGAAAACTTGCCCTTTTGGGCGGAATTTAGCTGTACACCGAGCAATAAAGTGTCGCTAATGAGTGAGTGGGAAAGCAAGCTCAAGGCAATTATACGCGAGGCTAAAGGGGAAAATGTTACCAGTATGGCGGGTGTGCCTTCGTGGATGCTCGTGCTGCTACACCGCTTCTTGGAGGATACGGGCAAGAGCCACCTCTTAGAGCTATGGCCTAACTTGGAGGTGTATTTCCACGGCGGGGTGAGTTTTGTGCCCTACCGCGAGCAATACAAACAGCTGATACCCAAGGACGACTTCCGTTATTACGAGATATACAACGCCTCCGAAGGGTTCTTTGCCATTCAAGACCGCAACAATTCAGACGAGATGCTGTTAATGCTCGATTATGGTATTTTTTACGAGTTTATCCCTATGGATACCTTTGGTACGCCTGAGCAGCGTGTGGTGCCGCTTTGGGAGGTGGAAACAGGCAAGAACTATGCGGTGGTGATCACCACTAATTCAGGGCTTTGGCGCTATATGATAGGCGATACGGTGCGCTTTACCAGCACCTCGCCTTACCGCATTAAGATTACGGGGCGCACGAAGCATTTTATCAATGTGTTTGGTGAGGAGCTTATCATCGAGAATGCGGAGCGGGCACTCAAGCACGCCTGTGAGCAGACTGATAGCAGCGTTACGGACTACACGGTAGCACCTATATTTATGAAGGATAAGCTCAAAGGGGGGCACGAGTGGATTATAGAGTTTGAGAAGACGCCTACCGATATGGTGCGCTTTACTGAGCTGTTGGATGCAGAGCTCAAGAAGCTCAACTCCGACTACGAGGCGAAGCGCTATAACAATATGACGCTCAATATGCCTAAGGTGCACGTAGCGCGCGCAAGGCTTTTCCACGATTGGCTCAAGGAGAAAGATAAGCTCGGCGGTCAGAATAAGGTGCCGCGCCTGTCGAACAGCCGAGAGTATGTCGAGGAACTGTTAGCAATGGACTAA
- a CDS encoding energy transducer TonB: MRIAITIVALVVCMLGYGQKRKGATPLPPIPVMSICNLPRADEFPSKSATQTEEDIPFAVVEEKPMFEECRGVATSEQFSCFKKCLDKYAALHFRFPEEYTEACVQGKVIVSFHIKTDGCIEIIRTRGPDKLLEREAQRIIEALPRLIPGRQGGKPVSVTFAYPIYFRL, encoded by the coding sequence ATGAGAATAGCAATTACAATAGTAGCCTTGGTGGTGTGTATGTTGGGGTATGGGCAAAAACGCAAGGGTGCTACACCACTGCCACCAATACCAGTGATGAGTATTTGCAATCTGCCGAGAGCAGATGAGTTTCCTTCAAAGAGTGCTACACAAACAGAAGAAGATATTCCTTTTGCGGTAGTGGAAGAGAAACCTATGTTTGAGGAGTGTAGGGGCGTGGCAACATCGGAGCAGTTTAGCTGTTTTAAAAAGTGCTTAGATAAGTATGCTGCACTACATTTTAGGTTCCCAGAGGAGTATACAGAGGCTTGTGTACAAGGGAAAGTAATTGTCTCTTTTCATATCAAAACAGATGGTTGTATAGAGATAATAAGAACGAGAGGTCCTGATAAGCTATTAGAACGAGAGGCACAGCGCATTATAGAGGCATTGCCTCGTCTGATACCTGGCAGACAAGGTGGCAAACCTGTATCTGTAACCTTTGCCTACCCTATTTATTTTAGATTGTAG
- a CDS encoding Txe/YoeB family addiction module toxin: MRYKLDFVKKGKLDIEEITRSGNKAINANVLRIFLELMNDPRVGIGKPEKLKHLKGDFWSRRLDDKNRLIYEIVETAREGVEAYTVIITQALGHYEDK; the protein is encoded by the coding sequence ATGCGCTACAAATTAGATTTTGTTAAGAAAGGAAAGTTAGATATAGAGGAGATCACACGTTCAGGGAATAAAGCTATCAATGCTAATGTGCTGAGGATCTTCTTAGAACTAATGAATGATCCTCGTGTAGGCATTGGCAAACCCGAAAAGTTAAAACACCTAAAAGGCGATTTTTGGTCGCGGCGATTAGATGATAAAAACCGCCTTATCTATGAGATTGTAGAGACGGCACGCGAGGGTGTTGAAGCCTATACGGTGATCATCACCCAAGCCTTAGGGCATTATGAGGATAAATGA
- a CDS encoding energy transducer TonB — protein MRIAITIVALVVCMLGYGQKRKGAGKKPTQSSKVRSIPEIVVEEEMFSFSVVDEKPMFEACKDVDKQEQTKCFKEQLNKHVIAHFHYPEAAVKAGIQGSVRLVFRVNPDGSVTIVELRGPHPLLEQEVRHIIEALPKFIPGKLYGKPVPVIFDYPISFRLQSPEVKDE, from the coding sequence ATGAGAATAGCAATTACAATAGTAGCCTTGGTGGTGTGTATGTTGGGGTATGGGCAAAAACGCAAGGGTGCTGGTAAGAAGCCTACGCAAAGTAGCAAGGTAAGGAGCATACCAGAGATTGTGGTGGAGGAAGAGATGTTTTCTTTTTCGGTAGTAGATGAGAAACCTATGTTTGAGGCGTGTAAGGATGTTGACAAGCAGGAGCAGACGAAGTGCTTTAAGGAACAGTTGAATAAGCACGTGATTGCTCACTTTCATTATCCTGAAGCGGCTGTGAAGGCGGGTATTCAGGGGAGCGTTCGTTTGGTTTTTCGTGTAAATCCTGATGGGAGTGTTACCATAGTAGAATTACGAGGTCCGCACCCACTATTAGAACAGGAGGTACGTCACATTATAGAGGCGCTGCCTAAGTTTATACCTGGTAAACTGTACGGGAAGCCTGTTCCTGTAATCTTTGACTATCCTATTAGTTTTAGATTGCAGAGCCCAGAAGTGAAAGATGAGTAA